From the Lolium rigidum isolate FL_2022 chromosome 2, APGP_CSIRO_Lrig_0.1, whole genome shotgun sequence genome, one window contains:
- the LOC124687198 gene encoding protein BIC1-like, protein MCNRSMEQHHIDPAADERGTASDAGPVEQEERAGTSGGAVDASRRPLAPSWEAENKNKNKKSAGELSRRPAAAAEESARERLKRHRTEMAGRVRIPDMWGQERLLNDWVVDCAVFDRPLAATRGLLTARDALVAECAAARRTTHGHGATARPLRVQNGCS, encoded by the coding sequence ATGTGTAACAGAAGCATGGAGCAACACCACATCGACCCTGCGGCCGACGAGAGAGGCACGGCCTCCGACGCCGGTCCGGTGGAGCAGGAGGAGCGCGCGGGGACGTCCGGCGGCGCGGTGGACGCCTCAAGGAGGCCACTGGCGCCGTCGTGGGAGGCggagaacaagaacaagaacaagaagagcGCCGGGGAGCTGTCGAGACGGCCTGCGGCGGCTGCAGAGGAGAGCGCCCGGGAGCGGCTGAAGCGGCACCGGACGGAGATGGCGGGCCGGGTCCGGATCCCGGACATGTGGGGGCAGGAGAGGCTGCTCAACGACTGGGTCGTCGACTGCGCCGTCTTCGACCGCCCGCTCGCCGCCACGCGCGGCCTGCTCACCGCGCGCGACGCGCTCGTCGCCGAGTGCGCCGCCGCGCGACGGACGACGCACGGGCACGGCGCCACTGCGCGGCCGCTCCGGGTGCAGAACGGCTGCTCTTGA